CCGCACCCGCAGCACCTGCTCGCCGCGCGGGATGGCCCACGTCAGCAGCTGCGCCGACGCCAGCGGGACGTCCGTGCGCCGGTAAGCCGCGTGCAGGACGTCCACCAGCGACGCGCCCGAGGCAGACCCCGGGGTCAGGCGCACGAGAGTGCTCCACCCGCCGTCGACCTCCGCGACGCCGAAGCGGTTGCCCGCGCGGTCGACGTGCTGGCGCACCTTCACCGGCCCGGCCACGCGGTGCAGCGGGTCCGGGCTGTCGCGGCGGGTGTCGTGACGTCGCAGCCGGTACGCCGTCCACGTCAGCGTCCAGCCCGCGAGGTGCCGTCCGGCGAACCGCACCGACGTCGCCAGCACGACCAGCCCCGCCCCCGCGGCGACGCCGATCCGCACGGGCTGCGTGACGCCGTCGAGCAGCCACGCGAGCAGGACGGCGAGCGCGGCGATCTCCCAGACGGCGGCCTGCAGCGGCCGGACCGGCAGCAGCCAGGGCAGCACTGTGGCGGCGGGCCGGGACGGTGCCGGGCGAACGGCGGTATCGACGGACACGGGCTCCCCTTTCCCCGAGTCTTTCCCCCGAGCCTGCGACGCTACTGCCTCCCCAGATGTGGTGTGGGCGTAAAAATTACCCTCGCCCGGGGTGAATCCGGTGCCTAGCATCGGGCACTCGGGAGGTCGACGCACACCGGGGGCACAGCAGCGTGTGGACGCAGCGGGATCAGATCCAGGCGTACCAGTTCCTCCGCCGCAGGCTCGTTTCCGCGCTCGTCGCCGCCGACGCCAACCACCCCGTCTCGCCCAGCCGCCGTCTCGTCCTGGGCACGGCGCTGGGGCTCGCGGCGGCCCTGCTCGTCACCGCCGTCTTCGGCGTCATCGGCCTGCTGAACCCTGCCGGCGGCAAGGACTGGCTGGCCGGCGGCAAGGTGATCGTCGAGGAGGGCACCGGCGCGCGGTTCGTGCTCGGCGCCGACGGCGTGCTGCACCCGGTGCTCAACTACGCGTCCGCGCGGCTGCTGGCCGGCGGCAACGGCGACGCGACCGTGTCGGTGTCCTCGGCGAACCTCGGCAAGGCGGGCCGCGGCACCCCGATCGGCATCCCCGGCGCGCCCGACTCGGTGCCCGCGCGGGGCGCGCTCGCCGCCGCCGCCTGGACGAGCTGCAGCCGCACCACCCAGGACGCCCCCGCGTCGGAGGAGCCACGCACCGCCGTGCTGCTGGCCGCGCCCGCGTCCGGCGTCGAGCTGCCACGCGACCAGGGCGTGATCGTCCGGCTGCCGCGGGGAGAGCGGTTCCTGCTCGCCGGCGGGCGGCGCTACAAGCTGAGCGACGAGGCCGCGACCGCGCTGCAGTTCGACAGCTACCCGACGATCGCGGTGTCCGCGCGGTGGATCGACACCGTCCCGGCGGGACGCGACCTCGCCGCGCTGCCGGTCGGCGGCGCCGGCGACCCGGGCCCCGCGGTGGGCGGCCGCGGCACCCGCGTCGGCGAAGTCCTCGCCGTCGTGGACGCGATGGCCGCGCCCGGCACGGCGACGTCGTACTACCTCGTCCGCGCCGACGGGCTCGAGCCGGTCGGGCAGACCGAGGCGAGCCTGCTCGTGACGACGGCGGCCAACGCCGCGGCCTACCCCGGGCCGCCCGCGCCGGTGGAGGTCCGCGCGGCGGACGTCGCCGCGGTGCCGAAGGTCGCCGCGCCGCGGGCCGGTGGCGCCGACCCGGCGGCCTACCCCGACCGCATCCCCGGCAAGGCGCCGATCACCGGGAATTCCGTGGCGCTGTGCGTTCAGGGCAACCGCTTGCTCGTTTCGGCCGAATTCCCGCTTCCCGTTGGCGCCAGGGCAATCCAGGTCGCCACCCGGACCGAAGCACGGGTGGCGGACGAGGTCTTCGTTCCCCCGTCGGGGGGAGCCGTCGTCGTCGAATCCGGCTCGGTCACGACTTACCTGGTGACCGACACCGGCCGGAAGTACCCGGTGGTGAACGCGCAGGCTTTGGCCTCGCTCGGCTACGGAGGAGCCGCCAGGCCGCCGATCGCAGGTAGTTTGCTGGCATTGGTGCCGACGGGCCCCGCGCTGGACCCGGCCACGGCCGGGCAGCCGGCTCCGTCGGGTGGAACGGGGTGAAAGTCGTGCACATGACAGAAGAGCGTTCGACCGGCGACGCGGTGGGCCAGGGGCGGGTCCGCGTCGCGGTGATCGAAGACCACCCGCTGTACCGCGTCTCCGTGGAGCGGGTACTGGCCGAAGCCGGTTTCGTCGAACTCGGCGCGGTGGTCGACTCGGTCGCCCGCTTCCACGTCCACCGGCAGCCGCCGGGCAGCGTGGTCCTGCTCGACCTCGGCCTCCCGGGCGTGGCGGGCGCGGCGGCGGTGCTGGAGGTCTGCGAACTCGGCCACCACGTGCTCGTCGTCTCCGCCCAGGCGGAGCCGGAGGTCGTGCTCGGCGCGATCGCCGCGGGAGCGCGCGGGTTCCTCTCGAAGGACGTCGACGCGGACGAGCTGCTGATCGCGATCAAGACGGTCGCCGACGGCGGCGCGTACGTCTCCGCCGTCGTCGCCGGGATGATCATGAAGGACAACGCCGACCGGCCCGCCACGTCGGCCGAAGTCGAGCTGTCCCCGCGTGAAGAGCAGGTGCTGCGGCTGGTGGCGGCGGGGGAGCGCGACGTCGACATCGCGTTGATCCTCGGCATCGGCGTCCGCACCGTGCGCGGCTACCTCGACCGGATCCGCGACAAGACCGGTGAACGGCGGCGGCCGGGCCTGGTCAAGGAGGCCATCCGGCGCGGCCTGATCGGCGGCACGGACCCCCGGCGCGGCGGCCGCAAGTGACCGCCGCCCGGAGCATCCACGTCGGCGTGATCGAGGACCACCCGCTCTACCGGTACGCGCTGACCCGCGTGCTCACCGAGGCCCCGGACATCCGGCTCGGGGCGGTCGCCGACTCGGTGGCCCGGTTCGCGGTCCAGGACCAGCCGGCGGGCAGCGTCGTCGTCCTCGACCTCAAGCTGCGCGGCGTCCAGGACGCGGCCGCGGTCCTGGAAGTGGGGCAGATGGGGCACAAGGTGCTGGTGGTGTCCGCGCACGCGGAGCAGCCGGAGGTCCTCGGCGCGATGCAGGCGGGCGCGAAGGGCTTCCTGTCCAAGGACGTCGACGGCGACGAGCTCCTGCGTGCGATCCGCACGATCGCCGACGACAACGCGTACGTCTCGCCGACGCTGGCCGGGATGATCATCCAGGACAGCGAAGAGCGGCACGCGGGGCCGAAAATCGTGTTGTCGGAACGGGAAAAGCAGGTGCTGCGGCTGGTGGCGGCGGGGGAGCGGGACGTCGACGTCGCCGAGATCCTCAACATCAGCGTCCGCACGGTCCGGTCCTACCTGGACCGTATCCGCGACAAGACCGGCGAGCGCCGCCGCGCGGGGTTCGTCCGCGTCGCGATCCGCGAAGGCCTGCTCCGCTAGCCGTAACTCGCGTGTCTGAAGCCGTAACTCGCGTGATTGAGGCCGGAACTCGCGAGTTCCGGCCTCAATCACGCGAGATCCGGCCCGGATCACGCGAGTTACGGGCTCAGAGGCGGCGGTTGGCCAGGGCACCGGTGGCCGTGCGGGCCTGAGCGGACACTGCCGGGTCCACGTCGATCAGCAGCATCTCCGGCTCGGCCCCCGCCGCCGCCGGCACGCGGCCGAAGCCGTCCGCGGCCAGCGAATATCCGATTCCCGTCGGGGCCTTCGGATTGACCTCGACGCCCGTCGCCGCCGGGTTGGCCTGGCCGCAGGCCAGCACCCAGCAGCCCGAATCGAGGGCCCGGGCCCGCACCAGGACCTCCCACTGCTCCCGCTTGCCCGTCCCCGCACCCCACGACGCCGGCAGCAGCACGACGTCGGCACCGTCGTCGGCCAGCGCGCGGAACAGCTCCGGGAAGCGCACGTCGTAGCAGGTAGCGACGCCGTACACGATGCCGTCGTGCTCGAACGTCACCGGCGCGGTGCCCGGGGCGACCGTGTCGGACTCGGCGAAGCCGAACGCGTCGTAGAGGTGGATCTTGTCGTAGCCGAGGTGGTGCCCGGCGCCGGTGACCAGCAGCGTGTTGCGCACGCGGCCCTCGTCCGCGGGGGTGAACATGCCGGCCACGACCAGCACGCCGTGCTCCGCGGCGACCGCGGCCACCGCCGACGCCCACGGCCCGTCGAGGGACTCCGCGACCGGCTCCAGCGGACGCCCGAAGCGCGCCATCGTCGCCTCGGGGAACACGACGATCCGCGCGCCGCCCGCCACCGCGGCTTCCACCCCGGAGCGAACCAGTTTCAGGTTCGCCTCCGGATCGTCACCCGAGCTGACCTGGCACAACGCGATTCGCGCCACCGCTGCCTCCTGCATTCTGGGATCGGCTGTCACTCTGCCGCACGAAGGAGTATCGCTGAAAACCCGTTCGGCGTGACCTCGTACCCTGGGGGCATGTTGAACCGCACCGACCTGCGCGGGCAGGTCCCGACCGCCGCCGAACTGCGCGCGACGCTCCCCCGCGCCGAATACGACGTGGACGCGGCGCTGCATCACGTGCGTCCGGTGGTCGAGGCGGTCCGCGACCGCGGTGTCGAAGCCGTCCTCGAGTACACCGAGAAGTTCGACAAGGTCCGTCCCGGCGCCGTGCGCGTCCCGCGGGCCGAACTGACGCAGGCGCTGGAGCGGCTCGACCCGGCCGTGCGCGCCGCGCTGGAGGAGTCGATCACCCGCGCCCGGAAGGTGCACGCCGAGCAGCGCCGCACCGACGTGACGACCACGGTCGTCGAAGGCGGCACGGTGACCGAGAAGTGGGTGCCGGTCGAGCGCGTCGGGCTGTACGCGCCGGGCGGGCTGGCGGTGTACCCGTCGACCGTGGTGATGAACGTCGTCCCGGCGCAGATCGCGGGCGTCGGCTCGCTGGTCGTCTGCTCGCCGCCGCAGGCCGCGTTCGACGGCCTGCCGCACCCGACCATCCTCGCCGCGGCCGAGCTGCTCGGCGTCGACGAGGTGTGGGCGGCGGGCGGCGCGCAGGCCGTCGCGCTGATGGCGTATGGCGGCACGGACACCGACGGCGCCGAGCTCGCGCCGGTCGACACCGTCACCGGGCCGGGCAACATCTACCTCACCGCGGCGAAGCGGCTGCTGCGCGGCCTGATCGGCATCGACGCCGAGGCCGGGCCCACCGAGATCGCCATCCTCGCCGACGAGACGGCCGACCCGGCGCACGTCGCCGCCGACCTGATCAGCCAGGCCGAGCACGACCCGCTCGCCGCGAGCGTCCTGGTGACGACGTCGGCCGAGCTGGCCGACGCCGTCGACAAGGAGCTGGTGAACCGCGTCGCGGCGACGAAGCACAGTTCGCGGGTCGCCGAAGCGCTGGGCGGCAAGCAGTCCGGCATCATCCTGGTGTCCACAGTGGACGACGGGCTGCGGGTCGTCGACGCCTACGCCGCCGAGCACCTGGAGATCCAGACGGCGGACGCGCACGAAGTCGCGGCCCGGGTCCGCAACGCGGGCGCGATCTTCGTCGGCGCGTACGCCCCGGTTTCGCTCGGCGACTACTGCGCCGGGTCCAACCACGTGCTGCCCACCGGCGGGTTCGCCCGCCACTCCTCGGGCCTGTCGGTGCAGAGCTTCCTCAAGGGCATCCACGTCGTGGACTACTCGGAAGAGGCGCTGCGCGAGGTCGCCGGCCGCGTCGTCGCGCTGGCCGACGCCGAGGACCTGCCCGCACACGGCGAAGCCGTCGCCGCGCGCTTCGGAGGTTCGGTCTGATGACGATCGGCGAAGAGGTCACCCTGGACGCACTGCCGCTGCGGGACGACCTGCGCGGCAAGTCTCCGTACGGCGCGCCGCAGCTGGACGTCCCGGTCCGGCTCAACACCAACGAAAACCCGTACCCGCCGCCGCCCGAACTGGTCGAGGACGTCGCGGAGGCGGTCCGTGCGGAGGCCGCCGAGCTGCACCGCTACCCGGACCGCGACGCGGTGGCGTTGCGCCAGGACCTGGCCGACTACCTGAGCGTGTCGACGCGGGTGGTGCTGTCGGAGGCGAACGTCTGGGCCGCCAACGGGTCCAACGAGGTGCTGCAGCAGATCCTGCAGGCGTTCGGCGGTCCCGGGCGCAGCGCGCTCGGCTTCGAGCCGTCGTACTCGATGCACCCGATCATCGCGTCCGGCACGCGCACCGAGTGGGTCCCGGCGCCGCGCCGCGACGACTTCACGCTCGACACGGCCGCGGCGGCGTCGGTGATCCTCGAACGGCGTCCGGACGTCGTGTTCGTCACCAGCCCGAACAACCCGACCGGTGGCTCGATCCCGCTTTCCGAGCTGCGCACGGTGCTCGACGCGGCGACCGGGATCGTCGTCGTCGACGAGGCATACGCGGAGTTCTCGTCGCAGCCGAGCGCGGTCGAGCTGCTGGCGGACTACCCTGCGCGGCTGATCGTCTCGCGCACGATGAGCAAGGCGTTCGCGTTCGCGGGCGGCCGGCTCGGCTACCTGGCGGCGGCGCCGGCGGTGGTCGACGCGCTGCAGCTGGTGCGCCTGCCGTACCACCTTTCGCGGCTGACGCAGGCAGCGGCCCGGGCGGCGCTGCGGCACGCGGACGCCACTTTGGACAGCGTGCACAAGCTGGCCGCCGAACGCGACCGCGTAGTGGAGGCGTTGGCGGGCCTGGGTTACGACCCGGTACCGAGCGACTCGAACTTCGTCCTCTTCGGACGTTTTTCGGACACGCACGCTGCCTGGCAGTCCTATTTGGACCGCGGGGTGCTGATCCGCGACCCGGGCATCCCGGGTCACCTGCGCGTCAGCATCGGCACCCCGGAAGAGAACGACGCCTTCCTCGAGGCGAGTAAGGAAGTCTCGCGATGACCCGCATCGGCAAGGTCGAACGGACCACCAAGGAGTCCTCGATCTTCGTCCAGCTGGACCTCGACGGTACGGGCGAGGTCGAGATCTCGACCGGCGTGCCGTTCTACGACCACATGCTGACGGCGTTCGGCGTGCACGGCTCGCTGAACCTGAAGGTCGAGGCCACCGGCGACGTCCACATCGACGCCCACCACACGGTGGAGGACACGGCGATCGTGCTGGGCCAGGCCATCCGCCAGGCCCTGGGCGACAAGAGCGGCATCCGCCGGTTCGGCGACGCGTGGATCCCGATGGACGAAACCCTGGCGCACGCGGCGATCGACGTGTCGGGCCGGCCGTACTGCGTGCACGTGGGCGAGCCGGAGCAGTTCACCACGTTCACGATCGGCGGCAACTACCCGTTCGTCCTGACGCGCCACGTGTTCGACTCGCTGTCGTTCCACGCGCAGATCGCGTTGCACGTAAGGGTGATCCACGGCCGCGACCCGCACCACATCGCGGAGGCGGAGTACAAGGCGGTGGCCCGGGCGCTGCGCGCGGCAACGGAGCCGGACCCCCGCGCGGCCGGCATCCCCTCGACGAAGGGCGTCCTGTGAGCAGCGGAGTCGTCGGAGTGCTCCTGCTGGCCCTGGGCGGCTTCCTGGTGGGCGGCGTCTACTCGACGTGGAAGACGGCGAAGTTCATGGCGGCGGTACTCGGCCTCGCCGCCCTGCTGGCCATCGGCGGCGCGATCTTCTGGTTCTCGAGCTGAAAGCCGTGAATGGCACATTGAGGGACTTAGAGTCCCTCAATGTGCCATTCACGGACCTTGGCTAGCGGCTTGCGCCGACCAGTTCCCGGCCGTCGTCACCAGGGGCGTCGTCGAGCTGCTTCGTCAGCTTCTCGCCCTCGACGTCGACGTCCGGCAGGATGCGGTCGAGCCACTTCGGCAGCCACCACGCGCCGCGGCCGAGCAGGGACATCACCGCCGGGACCAGCGTCATGCGGACCACGAACGCGTCCACCAGCACGCCGAACGCCAGCGCGAAGCCGATCGACTGGATCAGCGACGACTCGGCGAGCACGAACCCGGCGAACACGCTGATCATGATCAGCGCCGCCGCGACGACGACCCGCGCCCCGTGCCGGAAGCCGGTGACCATCGCCTCCTGCGGCTCGGCGCCGTGCACGTGCTCCTCACGCATCCGCGTCACCAGGAACACCTGGTAGTCCATCGCCAGCCCGAACAGCACGCCGATCAGCAGGATCGGCAGCATGCTCATGATCGGCCCGGTCGACTCGACGCCCAGGAGATCCGTGAGCCAGCCCCACTGGAACACCGCGACCACCGCGCCGAACGTCGCCGCGACCGAGCCGAGGAAACCGATCGTCGCCTTCAGCGGCACCACGACCGAGCGGAACACCAGCATCAGCAGCACGAACGCCAGCCCGACGATCAGCGCGAGGTACGGCAGCATCGCGTCCGACAGCTTCGCGGAGACGTCGATGTTCGCCGCGGTCTGTCCGGTGACGGCCAGCTTCGCGCTCGTCGTGTTCTCCAGCACACCCGACTCGGTGCGGATCGCCGCGACGAGGTCCTCGGTCTGGGTGCTGCTCGGCCCGCTCTTCGGAATCACCGTGAGCAACGCCGTGTCACCGGTCTGGTTGACGCGCGGCGGGGTGACGGCGGCGACGTCGGGCAGCTTCTGGATGTCGGCCGCGGCCTGGCCGAGCGCGGCCTGGCGGTTGGTGCTCGCGCCGATGTCGACGACGACCAGCAGCGGCCCGTTCGCGCCTTCGCCGAAGCTGCGGCTGACGATTTCGTACGCCTTGTGCTGCGTCGACTCCGGCGCGGCGGTGCTGTCGTTGGGCAGGCCCAGCTGCATGCCGAGCGCGGGCAGCGCGACGACGGTCAGGCCGGCCAGCGCGACGAGCAGCACCGGGATCCGGTGGCGGGCGACGAACCGCGCCCAGCGCTCGCCGTGCGTCGGTTCGACCGGCTTGCGCCGCAGCCGGATGCGGTCGCCGGCGACCCGGGACCCGGCGAAGCCGAGGATGGCGGGCAGCAGCGTCAGCGCGATGACCACGGCGATCGCGACGGTCACCGCCGCGGCGACGCCCATCTGGCCGAGGAACGGGATGCCGATCACGGTGAGGCCGGCCAAGGCGATGATGACGGTCAGCCCGGCGAAGACCACGGCGGACCCGGCAGTGCCCGCCGCGCGTCCGGCGGCTTCTTCGGGATCGCGGCCGATGCCCAGCTCGTGGCGGTAGCGCGACACGATGAACAGCGCGTAGTCGATGCCGACGGCCAGGCCGATCATCAGCGCCAGGACCGGCGTGTTCGAGTTCAGCTCGAGGAATCCGGAGGCGAGGAAGATGCCCGCCATCCCGGTGCCGACGCCGATCAGGGCGGTGAGCAGCGGAATCCCGGCCGCGAGCAGTGAGCCGAACGTGATGACCAGCACGACGGCGGCGACCGCGACACCCAGGCCCTCGGTGGCGCCGGTCGCGGGCGCGCCCTGCACGGCGTCGCCGCCGAACTCGACGTTGAACCCGGCGGCGCGGCCGGCGTTCGCGGTGTCCAGCAGCGCCTGGCGGTCTCCGTCCGTGAGCTCGTACGCCTTCGCTCCGTAACTGACCTGGGCGAGCGCGACACGCTGATCGGGTGAGATCGACCGCGCCTGGAACGGGTCGACCACGGCCGAGACCTTCGGCGCCGTCTTCAGCTGCGCGACCAGGGCCTCGACGGCGGCCTTGCCCTTGGCGTCGGTCACGGTGGTCCCGGCCGGGGCCTCGATCGCCACGCGTGCGGTGGCCCCACCGGCGTTGGCCTGCGGAAACTTCTCGGTGAGCAGGTCGATCGCCCGCTGTGACTCGGTGCCGGGGATCGTCACCGAGTTCGACAGCTGGCCCGACAGCGTCAGCGCGCCCAGCCCGAGCGCCACCAGGACGGCCGCCCAGACGGCCGCGACCAGCGCTCTCCGCCGGAAGGAAAACCGGCCGAGCCGGTACAGGAAGGTCGCCACGAGTCAGCTCCGTTTCGCCCGAACGGGGTCCATGCACTCCGTCAAGTGAGCTCCACGCTAGCCGATCGACAAGGGAACTCCAAGCCGATCGGCAAGTATGTGACTTGCCGAACAGCAAGGTCGCCCCCTTGTCGTTCGGCAAGTAACTCGGTTTGCCGATCGACAAGCCGTGACGTAGGCTCCGACGGCTCAATGAGGAGGAAGAATGACCGCCGGCCCGGCCGAGGACACCCGGACCCGACTGCTGCGGACCGCGCTGCGCCTGTTCACCGAACACGGGGTCGAGGGCACTTCGCTGCAGATGATCGCCGACGCGCTGGGGATCACCAAGGCCGCCGTCTACTACCACTTCAAGACGAAGGCGGAGATCACCGAGGCGGTGGCCGAGCCGGGCATCCGTGATCTGGACGAGCTGGTGCGCCGGGCGGCGGCGCAGAGGCGGCGCGGCGCGCAGGTGGACCTGCTGCTCGAAGGGTTCGTCGACCTGGTGATCCGGCACCGCGCGCTGGTGGCGCTGTTTTCGAGCGACCCGGGCATCGCCCGCGCGATCGAGAAGTCCGCGCACGGCGGCACGGAGGACTTCGGCCGCGTACTGCTCGGCATCCTTTCCGGCCCCGACCCGGACACGACGGCCCGCGTCAACGCGCTGGTGGCCGTGACCGGCATCGCGATGGCCGGCGGCTCCCCGGACCTGGCCGCCCTCGGCGACGACGAACTCCGCGCGGAACTCCTCGACGTCGGCCGCCGCCTCCTCGGCCGCCCCCGCCGCCGAACCCCCGTGTCGGCCTTCTGATCACGAGTGATGCCTCCCCAATCACACGTGATTCCCCTTTGATCACGAGACCGGCGTGATTGTGCCCGGATCTCGCGTGACGGGACCCGGATCTCGCGTGATTGGGGGCGGATCTCGTGTGAAGGGGGAGAGGTAGGTCGGGGGGACTGTTGCTGTCAGTCAGACTTCGTTCGCGCTCACCTGGAACGTGTGACCTCCCGCCGCGGGCAACCGGTTAAATGCCGCCTTCGACCGCGGGACGCAGTTTGCTCGCTCCCGGCCCGAAGCGGGCCAGCTCGTCGTCGTTGTTGTAGAGCGCGCAGCTGCGCAGGGAAAGGCATCCGCAGCCGACGCAGCCGGTGAGCCGGTCCCGGAGGCGTTGCAGGGCGTCGATCCGCGCGTCGAGCTCGTGCTGCCAGTCTCGGGACAGGCGTGCCCAGTCGGCTTTCGTCGGGGCGTGGTCCACCGGCAGCGTCTCCAGCGCCGAGCTGATGTCTTCGAGCGAAAGGCCGACGCGTTGCGCGGCGCGGATGAACGCGATCCGGCGCAGCACCGAGCGGGAATAGCGGCGCTGGTTGCCCGCCGACCGCTCCGAACCGATCAGCCCCTTCTCCTCGTAGAACCGCAGTGCCGTGTGCGGAACCCCGCTGCGTTCCGCCACCTGTCCGATGCTGAGATGGTCAGCGAGCCTGGTCACCAGGTCAGACTATCCTTGACTTCGAGTTTGGTCGAGGTTGCATGGTCGTGTCATGACCACTGTGATCGAACCCGGCTACGCGGACCTGCCGCGGCTGATTTCGCTGATGACCGGCGACGAAAAGCACAGCGCCGCCGCGGAGTCCACTTTGGACGTTCTGTGGGTGCTCTACGACCGGGTGCTCGACATCACGCCGGACAACTTCCGCGAAGCCGGCCGTGACCGCTTCCTGCTGTCCAAAGGGCATGGCCCGATGGCGTACTACGCCGTGCTCACCGTGAAGGGGTTCATCTCCGAAGCCGAGCTGCCGACCTGGTCCGACCCGGTGTCGCGGCTCGGTTATCACCCCGACCGGCGGCGGATCCCCGGTGTCGAGATCTCCAGCGGCTCCCTCGGCCACGGCCTCCCGATCGCGCTCGGCACCGCGTTCGGCCTGCGGGCCCGCGGCCTGACGGACGCCAAGGTCGTGACGCTCGTCGGCGACGCCGAGCTGGACGAAGGCTCGAACCACGAAGCGATCGTCGTCGCGGCGCGGGCCGGCCTCGAAAACCTGACCACGGTGGTGGTCGACAACCAGTCGTCGACGCGCGGCTGGCCG
This window of the Amycolatopsis balhimycina FH 1894 genome carries:
- a CDS encoding type VII secretion protein EccE; this encodes MSVDTAVRPAPSRPAATVLPWLLPVRPLQAAVWEIAALAVLLAWLLDGVTQPVRIGVAAGAGLVVLATSVRFAGRHLAGWTLTWTAYRLRRHDTRRDSPDPLHRVAGPVKVRQHVDRAGNRFGVAEVDGGWSTLVRLTPGSASGASLVDVLHAAYRRTDVPLASAQLLTWAIPRGEQVLRVRWLAVRYRPDLAPVAALARGGGELGALRSTASAALSLMGALAEAGYQSTVLEAGELAKELRVALGVQGAAGGAPDRWRSWTWGNAAQVCFTPRSPRVVDFSVPGAAFTATSYTLTRTPGGREKAEVTIRVGARPGSPAPAPRIPVVPLHGRHEAAVRKTLPLALDS
- the eccB gene encoding type VII secretion protein EccB — translated: MWTQRDQIQAYQFLRRRLVSALVAADANHPVSPSRRLVLGTALGLAAALLVTAVFGVIGLLNPAGGKDWLAGGKVIVEEGTGARFVLGADGVLHPVLNYASARLLAGGNGDATVSVSSANLGKAGRGTPIGIPGAPDSVPARGALAAAAWTSCSRTTQDAPASEEPRTAVLLAAPASGVELPRDQGVIVRLPRGERFLLAGGRRYKLSDEAATALQFDSYPTIAVSARWIDTVPAGRDLAALPVGGAGDPGPAVGGRGTRVGEVLAVVDAMAAPGTATSYYLVRADGLEPVGQTEASLLVTTAANAAAYPGPPAPVEVRAADVAAVPKVAAPRAGGADPAAYPDRIPGKAPITGNSVALCVQGNRLLVSAEFPLPVGARAIQVATRTEARVADEVFVPPSGGAVVVESGSVTTYLVTDTGRKYPVVNAQALASLGYGGAARPPIAGSLLALVPTGPALDPATAGQPAPSGGTG
- a CDS encoding response regulator transcription factor: MTEERSTGDAVGQGRVRVAVIEDHPLYRVSVERVLAEAGFVELGAVVDSVARFHVHRQPPGSVVLLDLGLPGVAGAAAVLEVCELGHHVLVVSAQAEPEVVLGAIAAGARGFLSKDVDADELLIAIKTVADGGAYVSAVVAGMIMKDNADRPATSAEVELSPREEQVLRLVAAGERDVDIALILGIGVRTVRGYLDRIRDKTGERRRPGLVKEAIRRGLIGGTDPRRGGRK
- a CDS encoding response regulator; protein product: MTAARSIHVGVIEDHPLYRYALTRVLTEAPDIRLGAVADSVARFAVQDQPAGSVVVLDLKLRGVQDAAAVLEVGQMGHKVLVVSAHAEQPEVLGAMQAGAKGFLSKDVDGDELLRAIRTIADDNAYVSPTLAGMIIQDSEERHAGPKIVLSEREKQVLRLVAAGERDVDVAEILNISVRTVRSYLDRIRDKTGERRRAGFVRVAIREGLLR
- a CDS encoding carbon-nitrogen hydrolase family protein — its product is MARIALCQVSSGDDPEANLKLVRSGVEAAVAGGARIVVFPEATMARFGRPLEPVAESLDGPWASAVAAVAAEHGVLVVAGMFTPADEGRVRNTLLVTGAGHHLGYDKIHLYDAFGFAESDTVAPGTAPVTFEHDGIVYGVATCYDVRFPELFRALADDGADVVLLPASWGAGTGKREQWEVLVRARALDSGCWVLACGQANPAATGVEVNPKAPTGIGYSLAADGFGRVPAAAGAEPEMLLIDVDPAVSAQARTATGALANRRL
- the hisD gene encoding histidinol dehydrogenase, which produces MLNRTDLRGQVPTAAELRATLPRAEYDVDAALHHVRPVVEAVRDRGVEAVLEYTEKFDKVRPGAVRVPRAELTQALERLDPAVRAALEESITRARKVHAEQRRTDVTTTVVEGGTVTEKWVPVERVGLYAPGGLAVYPSTVVMNVVPAQIAGVGSLVVCSPPQAAFDGLPHPTILAAAELLGVDEVWAAGGAQAVALMAYGGTDTDGAELAPVDTVTGPGNIYLTAAKRLLRGLIGIDAEAGPTEIAILADETADPAHVAADLISQAEHDPLAASVLVTTSAELADAVDKELVNRVAATKHSSRVAEALGGKQSGIILVSTVDDGLRVVDAYAAEHLEIQTADAHEVAARVRNAGAIFVGAYAPVSLGDYCAGSNHVLPTGGFARHSSGLSVQSFLKGIHVVDYSEEALREVAGRVVALADAEDLPAHGEAVAARFGGSV
- a CDS encoding histidinol-phosphate transaminase, which codes for MTIGEEVTLDALPLRDDLRGKSPYGAPQLDVPVRLNTNENPYPPPPELVEDVAEAVRAEAAELHRYPDRDAVALRQDLADYLSVSTRVVLSEANVWAANGSNEVLQQILQAFGGPGRSALGFEPSYSMHPIIASGTRTEWVPAPRRDDFTLDTAAAASVILERRPDVVFVTSPNNPTGGSIPLSELRTVLDAATGIVVVDEAYAEFSSQPSAVELLADYPARLIVSRTMSKAFAFAGGRLGYLAAAPAVVDALQLVRLPYHLSRLTQAAARAALRHADATLDSVHKLAAERDRVVEALAGLGYDPVPSDSNFVLFGRFSDTHAAWQSYLDRGVLIRDPGIPGHLRVSIGTPEENDAFLEASKEVSR
- the hisB gene encoding imidazoleglycerol-phosphate dehydratase HisB; protein product: MTRIGKVERTTKESSIFVQLDLDGTGEVEISTGVPFYDHMLTAFGVHGSLNLKVEATGDVHIDAHHTVEDTAIVLGQAIRQALGDKSGIRRFGDAWIPMDETLAHAAIDVSGRPYCVHVGEPEQFTTFTIGGNYPFVLTRHVFDSLSFHAQIALHVRVIHGRDPHHIAEAEYKAVARALRAATEPDPRAAGIPSTKGVL
- a CDS encoding MMPL family transporter → MATFLYRLGRFSFRRRALVAAVWAAVLVALGLGALTLSGQLSNSVTIPGTESQRAIDLLTEKFPQANAGGATARVAIEAPAGTTVTDAKGKAAVEALVAQLKTAPKVSAVVDPFQARSISPDQRVALAQVSYGAKAYELTDGDRQALLDTANAGRAAGFNVEFGGDAVQGAPATGATEGLGVAVAAVVLVITFGSLLAAGIPLLTALIGVGTGMAGIFLASGFLELNSNTPVLALMIGLAVGIDYALFIVSRYRHELGIGRDPEEAAGRAAGTAGSAVVFAGLTVIIALAGLTVIGIPFLGQMGVAAAVTVAIAVVIALTLLPAILGFAGSRVAGDRIRLRRKPVEPTHGERWARFVARHRIPVLLVALAGLTVVALPALGMQLGLPNDSTAAPESTQHKAYEIVSRSFGEGANGPLLVVVDIGASTNRQAALGQAAADIQKLPDVAAVTPPRVNQTGDTALLTVIPKSGPSSTQTEDLVAAIRTESGVLENTTSAKLAVTGQTAANIDVSAKLSDAMLPYLALIVGLAFVLLMLVFRSVVVPLKATIGFLGSVAATFGAVVAVFQWGWLTDLLGVESTGPIMSMLPILLIGVLFGLAMDYQVFLVTRMREEHVHGAEPQEAMVTGFRHGARVVVAAALIMISVFAGFVLAESSLIQSIGFALAFGVLVDAFVVRMTLVPAVMSLLGRGAWWLPKWLDRILPDVDVEGEKLTKQLDDAPGDDGRELVGASR
- a CDS encoding TetR/AcrR family transcriptional regulator encodes the protein MTAGPAEDTRTRLLRTALRLFTEHGVEGTSLQMIADALGITKAAVYYHFKTKAEITEAVAEPGIRDLDELVRRAAAQRRRGAQVDLLLEGFVDLVIRHRALVALFSSDPGIARAIEKSAHGGTEDFGRVLLGILSGPDPDTTARVNALVAVTGIAMAGGSPDLAALGDDELRAELLDVGRRLLGRPRRRTPVSAF